The genomic stretch TGCTAACACTGCAGAATCTTGCTGCTTTCATTATAACCTTATGCCCCTGAAGTAAGCTTCCCTTTTTAGGATTTTACATGCTTGGATCACTGGAGTATATTCTTTGTCAATTGAACATTGTTAGAAAGTCTAACCTAAAAGGATTACGAGCTGCTCATGGAATTATGACTACGTACATTCATGTGGAGTTTTACCATGCATATTCATGAAAGGGTTAgcactagctctgataccatgttagaaagtccaacctaaaagcttaagctattaagtggagggagaccacatgaatatataGAGCATTTAGGACCCATTGTCAACCGATGTGGGATATACATCATTCTAGAAAGTGGGTGAGGACAATAAGTCATCTCAGGAGAGTAATTCATCTAACAAAGAACACTTGGGAGGATTTGATAATTTTATTACGCTGGCTTTTGTTTCTTGTTAGAATTAATTGCTGTATGTGCTGTAGATGATTTGTTGTTGAGTTATTGTGCATGCAGTTAGGTTTGCTATTTCAGTATTGATGACTATACGTGTtttatgactctctctctctctctctcagctggAAAGTCTCAATTTGGGAGCCTCTGGTCACTTGGCCATTCACCTGGCAAACAAGATCGGCTTTACATGAAAGGACCTGGAGGACGTGGGGAAGTTGAAGTTGCTGTTTCTGGTGTTGTTGGTAGGACTTGTACCCTTCGCATATATTGGTGCTATCTCTggtttttgtgaaattttatttGGATACATCTGTTGACCCAGATTTGAGTGTTTCAAAATCATCATTCACAAGGGAGACAACTTTCTTAatgctatttcttctttttgcaatttattttgttaaataACGGTGGACATTTGTCAGTTTTACAACTATGATACTGGTAATTAGAAtgatactttttctttttttttttttttttttgtggggttttttttttttttgtgggggtggggggggcaGGTGTGGGGGTGCAGAGTTGGGCGTGGTTGGGGATCGTTGCATATATTGCTCGTTCATCTGATTTTATTGGATCACATTCTGCACAACATTTTTATCCACATGGTTGTGACTCATTCAATTGGCTTATccagaaaagggaaaacgaaaatCATCGACTGGGAAGAGGATTAGATTGAATAGGTTTGTATTATTAGTCCATTCCTGACTCTTGATCTTGCATATCAGATCAAAGCAATGAGGATGTGGGCCCCTATTCACCAGTTTCTGTATCTAACAGAGGATTCGGGATTGGCTCAATTGTTCGGAAAGCAGCATCTGTGGCATCTGTGGCAGCAAAGCATGCGTATGCTGCAGCCTCGGCCACCACTAGTCATGATGATGAACTGATGATACCCCTAAAATGCTGCTTGATGTCTATTTCTCTGCCATGGGAACACATTGCTTATGATCTTCTTTTCAAGGTAAGTGCGATGGGAATTTTCTCGTAATGAGGTTTTTATGGCGAGAAGTTTCACTTTCCATTCCCATACAATTCAATGATAATGATTATGCCTCAATTTTTCTACTTTGGTTCTGAACTAAATTATAATATCTGCTTTCCTGACATGTAGTAATTCTTGTGAGCTCAGGGAAATCCTCCAGTGAACTTATAAGCATTCAGGTAAATTGGACAAGGAATACGCATTTGCAAAGGAAAGCTTAAGGGGACCTATTTGTAAGAGATTTAAGAGTTGGAAACCTGCTAAATGGTGCTTTCAGAATTTAGGtcgccctccctccctccctccccactTTTGGTCTAACTTGTTATGTGTAGGAAACAAATAAGTGTGGTCATAGATTAGTGGGCAATCTAAATTTGTAATGTCAAGGGGAAAAAGGTAATTTGCTATTCCTATACCTTGATTAGTTGTTCAGTTGAATAGGCTCAATTTTAAATTTGGGGGCATTGTAAGACTGTTTCTGTGTTTCCCCTTGAGCGTGAgctatctttaaaaaaattgaagaccaaATATTGGTCGATTAGTATTGATGCCAGTATGAATTTAGAGGGTGTATGACAACCATTCTAATatctgtttctattccaaacctatttctcgaactggtttggaacaaaaacttGTTTGCTaacataattctatttttctattctgaaacaaaaatttgttgcGGAAATAGATTTTGAAgggaaattagaaataaaaaattttaacttcttggAAAAACAGAAATCATAAGTAATAacttctcactttttctcaagtacCCACCTCCGCCGACCGTCACCCACCACCGCCACGGCCAATCCCGTCGCTGGCTAACTCAACCATTGCCGGTCACCGTCGACCTTTCTTGGCTACCTCAACCATGGACGGCCGCTGCCAACCATCGCCGTCGCCAACCCTTGCCCTCGGTCTCTCATCGCTGGCCACCGCCGACTAGCACCTACCGCCCCTCGCCGTCGCTTCTCGTCTCACCGTTGGCCGCCGCCACCCATTGCCACTTGCCGCCGATCTACGTCGGCCGTCGCCGCCCACAACGATGGCCATCGCCGGCCGCAGCTAACCACCACTCGGCGGCCCGCATCGACCGCCTCACTGCCGGCCGTCGCCACCGGTTGCTGGTTGCCACCGCTTGCCGCCAACCTCTGCCACCCACCAGCACCCTCCACCGGTCACCGTAACCATTTCCGGCCCTTGCCAACCATTGTTGACCTCCGCCGCCTGTCGCCGCACCATCGCCACCACcgtagtaaaaaataaataataatattttagttttaaatagtaaataataatttctagagatagaaattttcaattgctaTCAAACAAACTTCTGTTCTAGGATCAGAAATGTTATGTTGTTATTAAACATATTTTTTAACTgaaaaactcatccagaaacggAAATAGGAAtagatttctatttttggaatataatggttgtcatgcacccTCTTAGCTTACGGCCAAATGCTACTCTCGATTGCTTTTCTGATCGTTAGTTATTACTTAACTATGTAATGCGAGGTAGGTATCGGTTTACTTATCAAATTTCCCTCTCTTGCCTGCTTTAATACCCAGTAATGGGCGAGGCTTCTTTCTTGAGCtaaaagaaaccaaatatcGCCATCGGTATCCATTCAAACTGAGCTTCATATCGCTTGAGATGCTAACTTCACAAAGTGAAAAGATGGTGCCTAATCGAAAAGAGAGCAACGTCAAAATACCATGCCTTGATAGTGGTCTTCCACATAAATCTCCTGTGTTCATTGTTTACTGCATAGAAGTGGTGCAGGCTGAGCCGATGGTCATTTTGAAGACGCTTGAACATGGCGACAGTTTTTGGGGAGGAAAAGCTGCATCTTTTAATGGTTTGATGAGTGGACGATTCATTTAAGGTTTCTGGTTTTAAGGGTCGTACCGGTTATTGTTTGAGGGGGAAACTTCACACGATGTACATGCATGGATTGGTCTACGTGCATTTGTAGAGATGAGTCAACACAAGGTTTGGGTGACTCGTACTAGTATCTCTATTGGGAAAAATTGTAgtgggaaaattaaaaaaggtttACGACCGAATTGGCCaatgtgcaatttttttgacaatttaaacGGCACATGAGGCTCTCGGCTGCTCGCTGATAAATGATAATCCATCTCTTCCCCACTTTTAGAGGCGCTCAGTAGAGAGAGAGCTGTTAATCCTTGCCGGAGATTGCCGTTGTGCCTTTTCCCTTTCCTCAGATGTTAGTTTTTAACTCTTGAACCCCCTCATATGTGGAAGGTTCTTAGCCCTCTCTTCTTGCACAATTGGGCAACCGAAACTCCTTCAAAACCAATGTTGCCACAAACGTCGGAGGTTGTCCCCTGTAATCCACACCGAGTTCTTTACGCAACAAGAGCCTTCTTCTCCACGGCTTTTCGCAGCCTCAACTTCGTGGTTTACAAGCGCTCACGCGCGCGCGCGTACAGAGATGAACACCTTCAACCCGATCGATCGTCAATGACATGGTTTGGGCATTATAAAATGGGGGCTGCAATCTACTTTTCTTGATGAAAACAAGGATGAGGGAAACCAACAAAACCCAACCTGCAGGGGCAGGTGCAAGCACATAGTGCTTTTGAGGGTCTTGAGTTTATTAATATGTGTTTTTAAAAGGGGAAGGGCATCTTATGATCGGACATAATAAGGTTTGCAGCACATGAACCCTACTACTAAGTGTTCGtgttaaaaaacagaaaaaaagccTGGTCTCAAGACAACCCCTGAAtctgagagagagaagggggggcCAAAGAAAAAGCAGCCAAAAAAGGAGGAACAGCGGCAACGAACGTGTGCATGCACTGGCATGTTACCCCCCACCCACTTATCCCTTTCGGCTTTAATTGCTCATCATGCAGCAACTGAAACTAACTGCCAATccacagacaaaaaaaaaaaaggctaatgCTTAACCAAGAAAACTGCCAGGGGTGGGGCAGTTCATTGGGCTTTTGAGCTCTAGTGGGGATGCATAGCCATGtgggaaaacaaaacaaagtgtTCGTTTTCTTTCCCTGGAAGTGGCGAGGCAAATCAAAAGCACGAACCAGCAGCTTTTGCCCTTGTTGCATTCACTCACATTGACTCCTCTCTCCCTACTTTGATTCTGCACTTGTTAACGAATGGAGAGGCGTATTATTTAGGTATGTTAAGATCGGGGTTTGCCGAAAATTAGTATGCTAAGCGAATGCAATCCCAAGCTGAATACGTCTGAATAACATTACATTATGGCCATGTGTTCCGACATTTCATCCTTTCGCAAAAGGACTACAATTAGTTTTGAACGCGCAGCGTACGTGATTAGTAGTTGCGCGTTCTCTTATTAGTGGGTAAACGGGTCTCTCGTGGCTGACACACATGCCAAAGAAAAAAGCAACTCTTTCAATACCGTCTAACACCATCACCACATATCACCATATCTAGTGCCGCTAGAATGATGTCCCGAACCCAAAGTACACCAAAACGCCTCCTTCTCATATCGAGCTCAAGTATCGTAGGTGcgcacggagagagagagagagagaggagtaaaTACGATAGTTACTCATGGCAATGGCCATCACGGCGTCGTTGGATGTCGGCGCGATAGGCTGCTATGGCAAACGGCTCTTCAGTGGTGGTGGTGACCTTTGGACTCTGGTGGCAATCAATGGCAATGTTCAGATAATCTAAGCAGACACAATTACCATTGAGCAGCGGCCTTTGGTTTCTTCTTGGGAGCAACAACAAACTTTAGTCCgtaaataaaaaaccaaaagttAGTTTCGTGACACTAGAGTACAAATCGTAAGTTTGAAGACTACTCCATGTCATCATTCTTCCGCAGCCATTGACGTCTTGTGCTTCATGGAACAAGCTCAAACTTCACGCACGTGTCGAAGACCAGTTGAAAAGTCAACGAAATTAGCCAGTGGGCTTGAGCGAATATGATTATTTACTTGTTTTTATGCAAGAAGCAGTCGACTTTCAAATCGAGATGGGTAAACACCCACTTACGTTCTTTTTGACCGGTTATGGTCCATCTACAACAGATGATTTAAATACAGTAAAAAGCACTAGCTATGCGACGTAAGTAAATTCCTCCCACCACTTTATCATTATTGCTAGATCGTGCCCAGTTCAAATTGCTAGAAAATAACTTCATTCATGTGGTATTCTTTGAACTTTAAAGGGGAAACCATCCAATAGTGGATGCAATCCTGCATGCTTAGAGCAATTGGGCCTCAGCTTAATCGCAAAATCTGCACTCAGATAGAGCGTCGAGAGTAAATTTGTAggtccgtttgttttgcgagaaATAAAtatcttagaaaatattttcttaaaaatgatcgcttacatcgcttaaaataagtagtcaattgaaaatgttttcattatctgTTATAATTTATAGCTACACATTTTTGTGGACAATAAAAACAATGTAtctgtttatttttgtaagcgatacaaatgattatttttaggaaaaattttttcaaataatttatttttcacaaaataaacggagccaaTGTATAGGATTTGCCTTGAATTTCCCATGTTGCACCCTGTTCCAAATGTGGTCATTGGAATCACAGTCATGAAAAGTAAGAGATCGAATTCGAGAGATCTAAATCTATTACCTTAGCTGTCAGAATAAAGTTTATAAAGTGTATACagtcttcttttcatttcagCCTTATCTTCCTATTCTCCTACTTCAATGGAGAGAGTGCACGTGGAGAACTTATGACTTTTATCTTGTCCttaaagaatattttttgtgatatataAAGTCACACATCGATTGGAGAGGTCATATTGAGGGATTGATAAATCAACACGTGCTCTCAAATGTTCACCCCCCTCATGTGTGGAAATGGCCAACGTGGAACGGACCGTATTGTTACtaatggtatcggagcaagaACCCCTCCAGTTGGTGTGTGGAAATAGACGAACTAGGCCCATACTCGATCCGACGAGGGCAAGGATTGATCATCGAGGTGAGAGGGTTTGGACACAATGCGACCATCGATAAACTTGTAGGACGAAGAATAATGTAGGAAAGTACTGAACCACACATCAAATAGGGAGAGTATCGGTGAGAGTTTGTGACATTCCAATTCCAATTGGATGGGAGAGACCTGTTTCGAGTGATTCATAAGTCAACACACCCTTAAATAGACACCGTATTGCATGGTTACTCAGAATACTCCTTTGAAGACTTGACCCACATGGAATGAGCCGGATCATTACATTATCGTCAATATAAATCATACATCAGTCAAGTCGTTTTCTTGGGGGATATGATGTACCTAAAGCAGAGTTGATGAAAAGTCTTCACCTAGTCGCCCACATGGTATTTCTTTTAGGATGATGTTCAGTATCACGTATCATCTTTTGTGAGTGTGAGTATATTCGAATATCGTATGCATGCTTTTACTTTTTAGATCAAGTAAACATATCAAGTGTCAATTTTCACTTACGCTAGCGGATATGCATTCAAGGATAGGAACTAATTGCCctaaaataaatgaattagtGCCTTCATTGGCCCTCATCACGATTCCAGTTAATCAAAGTGaacataatttaaaaatatatatagatttCCTAGGCCATTTAAATGCCATTAACCAATCTCTTGGGGGTGTAGTATTGGACAAGACCTCCCAAACATGCCAAGGTAGAGAGGCCAAGGGTTAGGAATCGGGCCTTGATAAGAGGCACTGGCAAGTGATCCGATTATCGAGTTTTATCAGTTTCGAGAAAATTCCACATAAATTAGTTTATGCACGATAGTGTCTAGACAGAACCAATCACGACGACAtgaaaattcgaaaagaaaaacgaaaggaaaatgGGAATTGATCCTTGGCATTGCACATGGGAGCCCTCTTTTTTTCTCACATCTTTGTGCTCTCTAGACAACAGATGGCACTGACAAGTTCCATGTACCTCCAACTTATTggccccctctctctttctctcccaaCTTTTTTGCACCTGCGTATTCCATATGACTTCGGCTGAATCTGTCTGATTGTTCTCAAATCTCATTACTTGGTGTCATGCCTTTGGCCGATTCTTCGTAATTAAGCTAAACTTAAAATTACTCTAGGGGTCCCGCCCACCCCCACCTTCTAAACTTtacaaaaagccaaaagaaaatttgcacGTCCATACATAGGAGGAGGAAAAGTGATGCCACTACTATTGCTACCTCatccccccacaaaaaaaaaattgaaatttaattaATCCCTTGATTAATCACCcctaattaaagaaaaaaaaaggggaaaattttcACCCCTAAAGATGGATTTGTGGACAAATTTGCCCTCGTCATTCAAAAGGGTCTCCTCTGGATGGACCCCACGTGTCCCTTCCCCTCCCTCCTATAAATACCGTGCTCCTACACCGCATTCCCTcccttttccctctcttttctctctccggtccaatatttttctctctccggTTCAATATTATTCTTAAGCGGTTCAGCGAGCCATGTTCTGCTCGGATGACCCGGTTCAGCTCCAGCTCCCGGTTCTCGAGACCGGGTTCCCTTACGGCGAGCTAGAGGAGCTCTTGTCGTTCCTGCAGTCGGACAACCCCACCGTGAGCCCCAACAACTCCGGCTCGGAGGGCTCGAACCGGACCCTGAGCTCCCCGGACGACCGGAAGCGGAGGCGGATGATGTCGAACCGGGAGTCGGCGCGCCGGTCCCGCTGGCGCAAGAAGAAGCACCTCGAGGACACCACGAACGAGCTGAACCAGCTGGGCGCCGAGAACCAAGAACTCAAGAGCCAGCTCGACTATGTGGCGAGCCGGTTCTTCGCCGTGCAGGCGGAAAACGAGCGGCTGAGATCCGAGTGCGCGTCCCTGTCGGCCAGGCTCTCGGATCTACATTGGATTCTTCTCGCCATGCAAAATCACATCAACCCTCGTTAATTTTGACTTAATAACTAATAATCCCTCCCTTCCCCcccgctcgctctctctctctctctctagtttgacAAAAGAGGATGCGAGGAGTGAAGTGTCTTTCATGGAGCAGAGCTACGTAAATACACGGTTTTTATATGCTCGGCTAGTCCAATGTCTTCCCATATGCATGCATTGAATGTGCAGAggttctttttccatttccttctgTCGTCAACCCTTGAATGTCCTAGGGTTTTGTTCTCCTGTCGCCTTGCGTGTGTCTCTCTTTCAAGTACGTCGCATCAAATAGGACGAGAAGGATTATATTTTCGACGACATTATGACCGGCCAAAGAGAGAGATTTCGACACTAAAAAGCCCCGAGAAATGGGGGAAAGCAAACATGTAATACACTTGGGTCATTTTTGGACCGTGGATGTCACCATCCTTACCTAAACAAAAGTTAATGGCGACTGGTTTGAATTCTTTAGTGTCTCGACAGAGAGAACCGGATTCTAAGATCGAACAGGCAATAATTGAATGAACTGTTATTTCATTGTTCACATTGCCCTTTGGCACGTGATGCTTATAACCCGACAAGTGTACGTACCATCATTTTGAGGAACACAACACGAAGCTAAAAGTCAATAAAGAATACTGCGCAAACATTTACAATATAAAAGTCCATAAAGAATACCTAAGGCCGCGTTTGGTGACACAGTAACTGAGTTTGGATAGGATAATTTAGGAATAAGTATTCTAAAAGTCCCAGaacttattacgaaagtgcggttgagttttaaaactttcaaaaattacaatcaagtcttgaaacttgtcaaattagtgcaatcatATCATTCCGTTAACTTCGTCAATTGGGCTAATAAAAATGATGACGTGATATTTTCAAATTGTTTTCTCTCTCATACGTGGcatctttagtttttttttgtttaagttttatttaaaatagattcaaaaactaaaaaaggctaaaactttatcttaaaaaaatagagaatggcGGGGAGCTGGTGAGGTGTCGCCGTCGCCCATCGCCGGCCCTAGGCGAAGGTGGCAGGCTCACCAACGCCAAGCGAATGCCGGTGACGCTCGCACGGGTTTGCCTCACCCAAATCTTGGCACCCGGCCCAAATCCGAGCAACACTATCTCTCGCTAGCCTCGGATGAGGGCCATCGAGCCTCACTAGGCTAGGGCGAGGCCTCGACAACCCCAAGTCTTCAGCATAGTCAACaacccaaatttgatcaatatgagaAGACGCAAAGGCAACGTTGGTGGTCACTTCAAAGTCTCCCGCCTTCTCTCTTTGTCATGGTGCTAAATCTTTGGATCTATACTGCCATGCTGAGGAGACACTGGTGGTCGCCGTTGTGACGCCTCACAACATCATGTGCTACACGTGTTATttccaattatatttttttattaattaatagtATGCAAAAGCATAATATAATATTCACAATATCTTTGACAAATGTCGCACGAGTTTGattaaatacatatgcttcgtTTTATTAGTACCACTAGTTTACCAAATACACATACCCATAGTTTTTACATTACAAATATTAGTAGTTAATACATCACAAACACCACTCAAAAGTACATAGACCTGGGACAAGGGTGTCGGGTCAACTAGCACCCTACTCCCATACTATACCAAAAGCGGGCTTAATATTAACCAAACCACCATCCAACTCAGGGGTTGGTGGTGTTGTGGCCAACGTCATCACCTAGAGGGGATGAATAAGTGATTTCaaagaattttatgaaatcaatgCGGAATATAAATGAATACGCTCAAAGCTTCGTTCGGAAGATTTGAGATACTCTCTGATGCAGCGCCGTGTACAATTTTACTACCACAATTATTTAACAAAGAGACTAGGGAAAAGAGAATGTGCACGGAAGActtatagtggttcggttttgTTCAAGCTTACATGCACTTTTTCACGCTGGCGGCCAATCGGCTAAATTTCACTAATAAatagctcggaggttacaacttAGTGAATAGACTTCTTGCCTAATACTCTTACAGTTGAATgttctcctctaagtattacggTTTTGGCTCAAAAGTATATGAAGGATGTGatgctctcttgatcttgaaattttagAATCCATTCTCTCGTGCACTCACTCTTTAGTCTTgagatctccttttatactcattcatTTCCAACCGCACATTGCAAGATCTCCAGAGAATCGTTCTCCAAACTTCCCATTTGGACGAGgttgtatacaaaggatttcgtagCCATTGAAGTcgacaaaagaaagaatcccTTAATGGATCAAATCACCTATACAATCGTGATCCTGGATTTTCATAGATGGAGctcttcattaggtgagtcatctcGTCTCTCTTAAtccacatccttgattgatcttcaagaTTGAGAATCTCTAAGTACGAATCCAGTTTGATTTGCTAGccgttgtgatgatgtaatatgttaattaaatcatcttgaatatatCTCTTGACAATATGGTCGTTACACGTGAAATACTTCCTctaagcttgagcttcgccgTAACATCCGAGTTCCCCGCTCAACGTCTAAGCTCTCTACAGCATCTAAGCTTCTCGCTCAATCGTGTATGCTCCATACGGCGTCCGAGTCTTTCATAATATCGTCTGAGCCTATATTGCCATATTCAATCCTATGTATCTTAATCCATACACCtttggataatctgcaaaatagtatttcattgcattaacttagATATTAGTGAATATGGATTgctttgtcaatttcaaaatcaattaggggtTATTCTCAACGGGTGACTAACAGCATCACCTCGTTCCCTCCATCATCATGCCTGGGGGACCATCCTACACGTAAGAAAAATAAGGAGTAAGCCAAAACCCAGTAAATTAAATCTCCATATCTAAGATAAGAAGTCATCTTACCACTCAACCTAGTTTTAGCAGTCAACAAGCATTTATAACAATGTACGAATACACAATTATCCATTGTATCCTTTTTATATTGACTTACCTTGATGAGCCAATATCACACATGCCTAACATCACTCATTCAAAGCGGGCAGATAGTATGTCATTACATGATGCATCTGTATCATTTGCAACTTATTCACATGAATGAATGTTTGTACATGAGCATGCATTGGGTTCATTACTCCATCTTCATCCTAAACACTCTCGGGGCATACGGACACATGGGGCATTGCAACTCCGCAGCATCTCGACTCGCAAGGCATCTCGACACACTGGGCATTGTCACCACCATTATGTGGATGATGAAATAGTTCTTTAATATCTTCATGCAGTAATGATACACATGGTCATGTTTAGATTGTCATTATGTACTTATCATCACTCACTCATACAATCACCAAATATAATGGCTTTTTATATGCAGCATGTATGCATGTAATAATACCCACTTACCTCTGTTCGTAACCTTATTAAAACGAGCACATTGGACTTAACATGCTTTTAGAAATAGAAAGGAAATTAACAAATCGAATGGGGATCAATGACTTCTGGTaaggataaattttttcttattctttgcATCAAAACACTAGAATGTCTCTTAGAACTTAACTTACCCATTTCCAAAACATGTGGAACCTTAATAACTCAATCTCTTATTTTCAAAATCCAAAACACTCATCattgaaaattatcaaaaaataatcCACCAAGTCAAGAGTACTAAATAGATTATCCTAACTTAGCGGTTATAACTTGGTAGATAGATTTTTTGTCTAACACTCTTACACTCGTATGTTCTCCTATAAGTGTTATAGTATAGGATGAAAGGTATGTGAAGGATATAAAGCTCT from Rhodamnia argentea isolate NSW1041297 chromosome 2, ASM2092103v1, whole genome shotgun sequence encodes the following:
- the LOC115739555 gene encoding basic leucine zipper 4, whose protein sequence is MFCSDDPVQLQLPVLETGFPYGELEELLSFLQSDNPTVSPNNSGSEGSNRTLSSPDDRKRRRMMSNRESARRSRWRKKKHLEDTTNELNQLGAENQELKSQLDYVASRFFAVQAENERLRSECASLSARLSDLHWILLAMQNHINPR